Proteins encoded by one window of Mercenaria mercenaria strain notata chromosome 4, MADL_Memer_1, whole genome shotgun sequence:
- the LOC123552676 gene encoding putative inhibitor of apoptosis produces MMAQNFARTSFPQQVSSDQASQERSEIAFSNGASFSAISAGGGYNFSTGHHVTRNGILNGNRQLESAYAPTVGTATVPQRSVRPARYPDFIDYSQRLQTYARWTRSNPGPVCLCEAGFFFTDQGDLVRCFQCGIGLKDFSEGDDPIQEHVRYSGECQYLLEHLGAARLSAIKTQQAETNGQARDLQHPETSVQCRHPEYQTYEARVSSYTGWPNYLHQTPAELADAGLYYTGFEDHVRCFMCDGGLRRWDADDIPWTEHCRWFPACDYAREKKGDEFIALVQASEQYNSEEPENEEAPGRQGLPGATGQLALRDPVIKAILEEHKNTCLEMGYQLIDFNEAVEDLRNMGSIKPTIEEIIEMVEVIKEKKQRQEKATELERRHQETPMEENMRLKSLIKCMTCGRNDVNVLFIPCTHHRLCMECAEPLTQCPVCQRHIRQKIRTYLV; encoded by the exons ATGATGGCACAAAATTTTGCAAGAACTAGCTTTCCCCAGCAGGTATCATCAGATCAGGCAAGTCAAGAGCGATCTGAAATCGCGTTTTCAAATGGAGCATCGTTTTCCGCAATATCCGCGGGAGGTGGTTATAACTTTAGCACTGGACATCATGTGACCAGAAATGGTATTCTTAATGGTAACAGACAGCTTGAATCAGCATACGCACCGACTGTAGGAACGGCGACAGTACCTCAAAGATCGGTCCGACCCGCAAGATATCCTGACTTTATAGACTACAGTCAAAGGCTGCAAACATACGCAAGATGGACGCGTTCAAATCCCGGCCCAGTATGCCTTTGTGAAGCCGGCTTCTTCTTCACAG ATCAAGGTGACCTGGTGCGCTGTTTTCAGTGTGGTATTGGTCTCAAAGATTTCTCAGAAGGCGATGATCCCATACAAGAACATGTACGATATTCGGGAGAATGTCAGTACCTTCTTGAACATCTCGGAGCTGCAAGATTATCTGCTATAAAG ACCCAGCAAGCAGAAACTAATGGACAAGCACGTGACCTGCAAC ATCCAGAGACAAGCGTGCAGTGCCGACATCCTGAATACCAGACATATGAGGCCCGTGTTTCATCATATACTGGCTGGCCGAATTATTTACACCAGACACCTGCCGAATTAGCTGACGCTGGACTGTACTATACAG GATTCGAAGACCACGTGCGCTGTTTCATGTGTGATGGTGGACTTCGACGTTGGGACGCGGATGATATTCCATGGACAGAGCATTGTCGCTGGTTTCCGGCATGTGATTATGCCAGGGAGAAGAAAGGGGATGAATTCATAGCGCTTGTTCAAGCTTCGGAACAATATAACTCAGAG GAGCCAGAAAACGAGGAAGCCCCCGGTCGTCAAGGTCTGCCTGGTGCAACTGGACAGCTAGCTCTGAGAGATCCAGTAATAAAAGCTATTCTAGAGGAACATAAGAACACCTGTCTAGAGATGGGATATCAACTGATAGATTTTAACGAAGCTGTAGAAGATCTGCGAAACATGG GTTCTATCAAACCCACTATAGAGGAGATAATTGAAATGGTTGAGGTAATAAAGGAAAAGAAACAACGCCAGGAAAAAGCTACTGAGTTAGAACGACGTCATCAGG AAACTCCCATGGAAGAAAATATGCGTcttaaaagtttgataaaatgcATGACGTGTGGACGGAATGATGTTAACGTTTTGTTCATTCCATGTACGCATCACCGTCTATGCATGGAGTGCGCTGAACCACTGACACAGTGTCCAGTATGCCAGAGACACATTAGGCAGAAGATTCGAACTTACTTAGTATAG